The following are encoded in a window of Hypomesus transpacificus isolate Combined female unplaced genomic scaffold, fHypTra1 scaffold_31, whole genome shotgun sequence genomic DNA:
- the LOC124463873 gene encoding uncharacterized protein LOC124463873, which produces MSNAEQMTQHGLEQSQLWHSVANQSSELRMGPPPGHPPHLQQQPTDLGRDLVSHTWTLLETPGVAGERSQLPNCTPPTPSAGQSVHYRDSFCLGREGQSDSFPASCQLQLPLPVAKSSPSWFSRLLQVGVETKDHLPRDTNKPIAWDTCLQRWVNRRASNTEAGSFSPTNAPCPPTTGNDAIQNGINKYSVQAVPGHLRNAYPSWKNCWRRTLPLTSPPLPSAPLDHLGYLLSQIPSEELVFPSPSEGWLKVELLSEGLSFSP; this is translated from the exons ATGAGCAATGCAGAGCAGATGACCCAGCATGGCCTGGAACAGTCTCAGCTGTGGCATTCCGTGGCCAATCAGAGCTCAGAACTCAGA ATGGGCCCTCCACCCggccaccccccccacctccagcagCAACCAACTGACCTGGGGAGGGATCTCGTCAGTCACACCTGGACTCTCCTGGAGACCCCAGGTGTAGCTGGGGAGAGGTCCCAGTTACCGAAC TGCACACCACCgacgccctctgctggtcagtCAGTCCACTACAGAGACTCGTTCtgcctggggagagagg GACAGTCAGActccttccctgcctcctgccAGCTGCAACTGCCCCTCCCTGTTGCCAAATCCAGCCCAAGCTGGTTCAGCAGGCTCCTCCAGGTGGGGGTGGAGACGAAGGACCATCTGCCCAGAGACACCAACAAACCT ATCGCCTGGGACACGTGTCTCCAGAGATGggtgaacaggagagcctcgaACACAGAG GCTGGATCCTTTTCTCCCACAAATGCCCCCTGTCCCCCGACTACGGGCAACGATGCCATACAAAATGGAATCAATAAGTACTCTGTACAAGCTG TCCCAGGTCACCTTAGGAACGCGTATCCATCTTGGAAAAACTGTTGGAGAAGAACACTCCCTCTCACatccccgcccctcccctctgcccccctgg ATCATTTGGGCTACCTGCTGTCCCAGATCCCCTCTGAGGAGCTggtctttccttctccttctgaaG GCTGGCTGAAGGTGGAACTGCTATCAGAGGGcttgtccttctctccctgA